The sequence below is a genomic window from Cryobacterium arcticum.
GGCAGCGAGCCGATGATGGGCGCTTCGGCCACGCCCGCACGGCGCATGGCCTCGGCCAGCCGCCGGGTGGCGTCCGACTGCGCCGACTGGGCGGAGAGGCCGCCGAGGATGGCGATCTGGGTTTCGAAGCCGTCCACGATGGCGCGGCCGGCCGGCGACTTCACGCTGAGAATGTCGCTGGGCACGTCGAGCATGCCGTACCCGTCGTCGGCGAGCCGCAACACGACCTTCCGTTGGATGGCGGAGGAGATCGACGCGGGCACGGCGCCGGCCCGGTCGGCGGTGAGGGCCACGTGCAGGCCGAGCTGGCGGCCGTCGGAGAGGATGTCCTTGAACACGTCGAACCACTGGGCGCGGCCCGCGGTGATCTCGAAGTCGTTGCGGAAGTTGGGGAACCCGTCGATGAGCAGCAGGATGCGCGGCTCGGTCGGCTGCCCGGCCAGCTGCCGGTACTCGCTGATGTTCGACGCGTTCGCCCCGGCGTAGAGCGCCTTGCGCCGGTCGAGTTCACCCTGCAGGGTGCGGAACAACCGCACGATCCGCTCGGTGTCGTCGCCCATGATGATGGAGCCCACGTGCTGCAGCTGCTCGAGCATGCGCAGGCTGCCGGCGCCGAAGTCGAGCCCGTAGACGTGCACGGGTCCGCCGCGCGGGGTGATCGCAGCGGCGCAGGCGAGGGTGCGCAGCACCGACGACTTGCCCGAGCCACCGGTGCCGAAGACGGAGAGGTGGCCGTCGATGTCGGGGCGGAAGTACGCGGAAACCTGTTGCTGCTGCTCGGCGACGTCGGAGACGCCGAGGAGGAGTTCGGCATCCGTGCGCTGCCGCAGCAGGCTGAGGTCGTAGGCGGCGGCGAGTTCGTCGAGCCACGGGCGGCGGGGCGCGGGGATGCCGGCGCCGGCGTTGGCCGCCACGATCGTGGTGACCAGGCGCTGCTGGTCGGTGGGGCCGAGGTCGCGGTCTTCGTCGACGTTCTCGGTGGAGCGGGGCTCCTCCCAGCGGCTCTCGGCGCCGAAGCGCAGCTCGTGCACGTCGATGCCGGCGCGTTCGGGTTCGCGGCTGGTCCACCCGCCGGCGTAGGCGGACTGGAACTGGGCGAGCCGGCCGGGGCCGGTCTTGGCGACTCCGCGGCCGGGGATGGCCGGGTCGAAGTGCGCGGAGTCCTTGGTGCCGATCACGTCGGTGCTGTCGGACTCGTCGGCCATCCGCAGCGCGATGCGCAGCGGGGTGTTGGCGCGCAGGTTGTCCTTGATCACGCCGGCGGGGCGCTGGGTGGCCATGATCAGGTGGATGCCCAGCGACCGGCCGCGCTGCGCGATGTCGACGACCCCGTCGACGAACTCGGGCACCTCGGTGGCCAGTGCCGCGAACTCGTCGATGACCAGCACCAGGGCGGGCGGGCTGTCGGGGTCGCCGCGCTTCTCCAGCTCGAGCAGGTCCTTGGCCTTCTTGCGGTTGAGCAGGTGTTCGCGGTGGTGCAGTTCGGCGCGGAGGCTCGTCAGCGCCCGGCGCACCAGGTGCGGGCTGAGGTCGGTGACCAGGCCCACGCAGTGCGGCAGGGTGACGCAGTCGGCGAACGCCGAGCCGCCCTTGTAGTCCACGAAGAGGAAGGTGACCCGGTCGGGGCTGTATTCGGCGGCCATGCCGAGCACCCAGGCCTGCAGGAACTCGCTCTTGCCGGCGCCGGTGGTGCCACCGACGAGTGCGTGCGGGCCCTGGGTGCGGAGGTCCAGGTGCATGGCGTCGACACCGGCGGAGCCGATGATGGCGCGCAGCTTGCCGGCCCGGCGGGGCTTGGGGGTGCCGCCGCTGCGGTCGTGGATGGAGGTGTTCTGCTGCCAGCGGTCGATGACCGCGGCGCTGGTCTCCACCATCTCGTGGCCGAGCAGGGTGACCAGGGACACCGTGCGGGGCAGGTCGCTGGCGTCGGCGACGAGCGCGCCGGCGTCGATGACCGGGGCCATCCGCTTGGCGAATTCGAGGGCGGTGGCCGAGTCGAGCTGTTCGGTGATGACGTTGTCGATGGTCTCGCCCAGGCGCACGAAGCCGACGGTGGCCAGGCCGGCCTCGTCGGCGAGGTGCAGGTAGGTGCGGCAGACGGCGGGCAGCGCCGCCACCGTCGGGCCGATCCAGATGGGATACACGCCGGCGTCGGCGGCGATCTCGGCGAGCTGCACGAGGCGGGCCCGGTCGATGGCCACGTCGTCGGAGATCAGCAGCACGATCGCGGGGATGGGCGACTTGGTGCCCTCGTCGGAACCCTTGCCGACCTCGCCGCCGCGTTCGAGCGCCGCATCCGTTTGCCCCATGGCGCCGCGACGCTTGGTCTTGGCCTGGGCGAGGCGGGCCTCGACGACGCCTTCGATGCCGGAGAGCACGGCACTGGCACTGGCGGCGCTGTCGGCGAGGTGGCTGCCCTCGAGCGGACTGTGCGGGGAGGAGGTGTGCGGCATCCACTTGAGCCACTCCAGCTCGCGCGACCAGCGCGGGGTGAGCAGCGACGCCACGACGAGTTCGGCCGGGGAGTGCAGCGCGGTGAGCTGCACGAGGATCGAGTTGATCGAGCCCATCGCCTGCACCGGCGAACCGGCGATGCCGAGCGCGCCGGAGTCGTAGAGGTTGTCGATCAGCGGCACACCGTCGAGGGTCTGGTTAGCCTCGACGACCTCGGTGAGCTTCTCCTGGAACTCGGGCAGCATGTCGCCGCGGCTGGAGTCCTTGATGGTGTTGCGGGAATTCATGGTGCCGATGCCCAGCCGCACGTTGAGGAACGACCAGTGCTCGGGCCGACGCGTCCAGAGCAGCGGGCCGCGGTTCATCGCGTGCTCGTGAGCCTCCTGCGTCGACGGGGATTCCTTGAGCCGCAGGTCGAACTCGGTGACCCGTTCCGTGGCCAGGCGTGCGGTGAGCACCTTGAGGCGGGATTCGAAGGTGGCGATGGCCTTGGCCAGCCGGCGCTTGTCGCGGGATTTGGTGGTGGCGAAGTTGCCGATCAGCATCACCGGGGAGAGCAGGCAGAAGAGCAGGCTGATTGGGCTCTTGGTGAACGCGAACATGGCGCCACCGAGCAGCAGCGGGGTGATCATCGCCAGCAGCGGGAACGGCTGCGGCTCTTTCTCCACCGGCACCTCCGGTGCGGTGAACTCCTGGCCGATGTAGCGCTTCTCCACCTTCGGCGAGCGGTTGAAGAAGATCGGGCCGGGCTTGGGCGCGGCCTCGGGGGCGGCGCCGGCGACCAGGCTGATCTCCACCTCGGAGTCGCCGAGCAGCAGGCGTTCGGTCTTGGCGATGCGCAGTCGGCCCACGATGCCGCCGTCGACGACCACACCGTTGGCGCTGCCGAGGTCGATGACCTCCACGGTCTCGCCGATCTCCAGGCGCGCGTGTTTCTTGGAGACCATGCTGTCGTTCAGCACGATGTCGCAGCCGGGGTCGCGGCCGAGCACGAGGCTGCCGGGTGCGAGCGGGAAGTCGGTGCCGGCATCCGGACCGGTGAGCACCCGCAGTTGCGCGACGGGCGGTTGGGTGAGCGTGGACGGTGCCTGGTAGAGCACGCCGGCGTCGGCCAGGCTCACGGATGCGCCGGAGCCGATCCAGGCCTCCCCCACCGGGCCGTCCGGCGGCAGGGTGAGCGGTGCGCTCTGCCCGGGCAACGTGGCGCGCAGGGTGAGGTACCGGTCGGCCGAGTGCACGGTCTGCGCATCCACCCGGCTGATGGTGCCGGCGATCTCGCTGATCGTGGCGGCGGCATCCGCGGTGACGATGATGTCGCTGGCGGCGCCGTTGGGGCGAACCAGGGTGAGCTTGAGGCGCATTCGGTCCCTATTTCAAGTTGCAGGCAGAGCTGTGCGGGGTGCGGTGGTGCGTCGGGTGCCGGGCGTTACTCGCCGCGGCGTTCCCAGGGCCAGAGGGGGCGGCCGTGTTCGCCGTAGTGCGAGGCGAGCAGGATCGAATAGCTGAGCGCCACGATGAACGCCAGCGCGCCCACGCTGAGCGCGAAGGGGCTGGCGAGCATGGACCAGGCGAAGATGAGCACGCCGAACGGGTCGCCGTTGCCGGCGGCCACGAGGATGGCGCCGGTGGCGATGAACAGGCCGTAAGCGGCGATGCCCGTGGCAACGGCAAACCCCACCACGACGCGTTGCTTGTCCGGTGGGGTGTTGACGCCGAGGAGGATCAGCATGAGCAGGACCAGCAGCACCGCGACGGCGGCCATGGTGGGGCCGACGAGCGGGCCGGCGGAGCGGTCAGCGATGACGTCGAGGTTGGTGGCCAGGCTGATCAGGCCGAAGCCGGCCACGAGCAGCGCGGCGTACAGCACCGTCGCGAAAACGGCGACGATGGTCGCGTACTTCTGATAATCGCGCATGTGCTCCCCCCGCACTGCCGGCGGTTAGGCCGGTCGTGCGAGCTGCGGTCCCTCGGCGAGCTGACGCTCGTACTCGGCCTTGGCGGCGGCATTCTTCGCGGTGACGCTGCGACCGCGGCGGGCGATCCAGGCGCCGAACCAGATCGGCACCTCGCGGGCCACGATGGCCGCGGCGATGGCGCCGGGGTTCAGCCACTGGGTGGTCACGAACCGGCCGGCCTCGGCGGGGGTGAGGTTCCACGCCTGCACGGCCAGCAGGGCGCCGCCGATGTAGGAGAAGTACACGACGACGGCCACGAGGAAGCCGCCGAGCACGTAGGCCCACCAGCCGGCGCGGTTGAGCACCGCCACCAGGAGGGCGAAGGCGAGGAAGAAGAAGATCACCGGAATGTAGAACACCGGCAGCACCAGGAAGTCGGTGAACCGGGCGGTGGCCTCGGCGACGGTGGGGGCGCTCGACGCGGAGATGACGAACGCGACGACGGCGTAGACCACGGCGAACACGGCGGTGGCGATCAGGCCGATGAGGATGCCCGCGGCGCGGTTGCCCGCGGTCTTGGGCGGCGTCGGAGCCGTGACGTACACCGGGGTGGGCGCGAACTGCTGGGTCGGCGTGTACTGCTCGGCGCTGGGCTGCTGGGCGCTCGGCTGCTGCACGAGCGGCTGGCCGGCCGCGGCGGGCGTGGGCACGTACGCGGGCGTGTAGTCCTTCTGCTGGGCGACGGCCTCGTCGCGAGCGACCTCGGCCGGGGTGGCCTCGGGCTCAGCGGTGAGGCGTTCGACCTTTTCGGTCGGCGCGTCGGAGTCGGCGGCGGTGTACGGGGCCGGCTCGTAGTCGATCGGCTCGCCGGGCACGTACGGGGCGGGCTCGGTCGCGGACGTCTCGGTCGCGGGCTCCACGTGGGGCTCGTTCACGGTCTCGTCGACGCTCTTGCTGGGGTCGGCCACGGTGGTGGGCTCTGGGGACTGGTCGTCATGGATGGGCGTGGTGGGCGCATCCGGGTTGTTGTTCTTGTTTCCCTCAGGGGGCGTCGTGTCGGTCATGCTGCACTCCTCGTGAGCCTCGTGGCCGTAGCTCTGTGCTGCAACTGTAGCAATCCGAGGTGCGAAGTCGACGGAAGCTCCGCGCGCGCGGCGGGGAAGTGACGCTGGACTTGGAGGCGTGAATGACGCCTGACCGGACTACCCGGCTGGCGTGGGTGCCTCAGCTGTTTGGGGCGTCACGAGCGCGTAGGTGAGGCCGGAGATGACCGCTGTCACTTCTCCCGTGCTCGCCTCCCCTTCGGGTACGTCCTTCGCCGTCGTGGTGAGTCCCGATACAAGAAAGAGACGCTGACCGGATTGGAGGCCATTGACGAAATTTAGGGTGTTTCCATATGGCCCGATCACCGTCACCGTCATCGCCAGAGACGCGAAGTTGTCTCCACTGATCTTCGCGTTCGTCACCGGAGGTACACCGGCCCTCGGCGCGACAGTATCAGTGGCGGTCGGGGCGGGCGTGGCGGGCGAGGTGGCCGAAACGGCGGAGGGGTCCACCACAGCGGCGGGGGCCTCAACGGAGGCGTACGGGGTGGCCTCCGCCACGGTGATGCCGTCCAGGCTTACCTGGGTGCTGGCGGCTAGAGCGTTGATCTGATCGATGAACTCGGGCATCATGCTTCCGTTGGGCACGGATGCGCTCAATGGTGCAAGCTCTGCTTTCAAGTCGCCGATTCCCGCGAAATCCTTCTTCAGCTGGTCGAGCACTGACGCCTGGCCCGCGTTCGACGCCTCTACGCTCATTCGTTGCGCGTTGGCCACGGCGGCCGCGGTGAGCTGCGGTTGGATTCCGAGCAATGCTCCTCCGACGAGTACTGCCACCATCACGATGATGGAGCCAATGGTCCACATCCGGTTCTTGTCCACGGTCACTTCTCCTCATCCGCGAAGCGATGTGCATACGCGGCGTCGTTCACGTGCATCGTGATTGTGGCTGTGTACACGCCACTCTCGGACCTGGTGACGGTGGCTGGGAGGGCATCCGCGTACCCGGGTAGCGTCGCCAATGAGTTCATCCAGGTCGGCACGTCTGGCAATGCCGAAGTCTTGGCCGTGAATGAGACGGTTGCGACGCGGTCCCCCTGCAGTGGTGCTGTCGACTGGGTGTACACGGCGAGCGGTGTGGCCGAATCGATAGCTACCGTGCTGATCGTCACGCTGGCGGGCAAGACCGCCTGCACGCCCTCTAGGTACTTCTTCCAGTCGATTTCGGTGGAAACCCCTACCTGCTGGGCCGCCGTCGCCAAGGCGACCTCGCCCTGCACGATCCTGACCTCGGCGTAGTCTGCCTGCTGTTTCGCGAGAACCACCGTGAGTGCCTGCTCAGTCTCAAGTTGGGACTGGGCGAGCATCGCCAGGGCGACCGACGCCCCCGTGGCTACGACGACGATCGCGATGGTTCCGATCACACCCAGCCCGAGGTGCCGACGGACGACTTTGGCCCTACGCTGCCGGTGCACTTCGGGCGGCAGCAGGTCGACCGCAGGCTCGCCTCCGATGACAAGCAGGTTGTTGTCTTTCGAGCGGCTCATGCTGCCCGCCCCAACGCCAAGCCCAGGGCAGCTGTAAACGCTGATGCATTGTGGCGTAAGTCCTCGAGCGTAAGCCCCTTTCCCAGAGCAATTGAGAGAAACGGGTCGGCCACCTCCACAGGAAGGCGGGTCATCTCAGCGAGGGCTTCTGGAAGCCCGCGGAGGTGGGCGCCGCCCCCGCTCAGGACAATCTGCTGGACAGTATCGATCGGGCGGGTGTTGACGAAGTAGCTGATGGTGTTGCGCAAGCTGGTTAGTTGCTCGCTCGCCACCTTGTAGATCACTTCGATTGATCTCTTGTCCTCGGCCGCAACGGTGCCTGTGGCCAGTCCCAGCCGTCGTTTAGTCTCCTCGGGGTGTTCTCCGCCCGTTTCAGCGGCAGCCTGCAAAGCCTGTGTGATGTCGTTGCCGCCCGTTGCGATGATTCGTACAAACTGCGGAACGCCGTCAATGGCAATGACAACGCTGGTGGTACTTCCACCGATGTCAATCAGGGCGACCGTGCCACCCACGCGCGGACGGGACAACAACACCCGGCTCAAAGCAAAAGGAATCAGGTCGACATCAACTGTCGTGAGGCCGGCAAGGTGGGTGCTTTCCACGTTTGCCATGACGGCTGACTTGACTGCCGCGATAAGCAGCCCCCTCACCATCGGTCCGTTCTCACCGTCGATTTCTGCAATCGGGTAGAAGTCGAGGAGCGCTTCAGCGACGGGGATGGGAAGCATCTCCTGGACCGCAAACGGCAA
It includes:
- a CDS encoding FtsK/SpoIIIE domain-containing protein, producing the protein MRLKLTLVRPNGAASDIIVTADAAATISEIAGTISRVDAQTVHSADRYLTLRATLPGQSAPLTLPPDGPVGEAWIGSGASVSLADAGVLYQAPSTLTQPPVAQLRVLTGPDAGTDFPLAPGSLVLGRDPGCDIVLNDSMVSKKHARLEIGETVEVIDLGSANGVVVDGGIVGRLRIAKTERLLLGDSEVEISLVAGAAPEAAPKPGPIFFNRSPKVEKRYIGQEFTAPEVPVEKEPQPFPLLAMITPLLLGGAMFAFTKSPISLLFCLLSPVMLIGNFATTKSRDKRRLAKAIATFESRLKVLTARLATERVTEFDLRLKESPSTQEAHEHAMNRGPLLWTRRPEHWSFLNVRLGIGTMNSRNTIKDSSRGDMLPEFQEKLTEVVEANQTLDGVPLIDNLYDSGALGIAGSPVQAMGSINSILVQLTALHSPAELVVASLLTPRWSRELEWLKWMPHTSSPHSPLEGSHLADSAASASAVLSGIEGVVEARLAQAKTKRRGAMGQTDAALERGGEVGKGSDEGTKSPIPAIVLLISDDVAIDRARLVQLAEIAADAGVYPIWIGPTVAALPAVCRTYLHLADEAGLATVGFVRLGETIDNVITEQLDSATALEFAKRMAPVIDAGALVADASDLPRTVSLVTLLGHEMVETSAAVIDRWQQNTSIHDRSGGTPKPRRAGKLRAIIGSAGVDAMHLDLRTQGPHALVGGTTGAGKSEFLQAWVLGMAAEYSPDRVTFLFVDYKGGSAFADCVTLPHCVGLVTDLSPHLVRRALTSLRAELHHREHLLNRKKAKDLLELEKRGDPDSPPALVLVIDEFAALATEVPEFVDGVVDIAQRGRSLGIHLIMATQRPAGVIKDNLRANTPLRIALRMADESDSTDVIGTKDSAHFDPAIPGRGVAKTGPGRLAQFQSAYAGGWTSREPERAGIDVHELRFGAESRWEEPRSTENVDEDRDLGPTDQQRLVTTIVAANAGAGIPAPRRPWLDELAAAYDLSLLRQRTDAELLLGVSDVAEQQQQVSAYFRPDIDGHLSVFGTGGSGKSSVLRTLACAAAITPRGGPVHVYGLDFGAGSLRMLEQLQHVGSIIMGDDTERIVRLFRTLQGELDRRKALYAGANASNISEYRQLAGQPTEPRILLLIDGFPNFRNDFEITAGRAQWFDVFKDILSDGRQLGLHVALTADRAGAVPASISSAIQRKVVLRLADDGYGMLDVPSDILSVKSPAGRAIVDGFETQIAILGGLSAQSAQSDATRRLAEAMRRAGVAEAPIIGSLPKEYPQEQLPARVGERVVLGLGDVDLGPAGFEPSGTLLLAGPPASGRSTAIESIARSFKRFEPDARLYYFGNARSPISRLGLWTEAATTVDAVAALAKDLAAAVADPDTEGRIAVFVESLGDFLQSSADGPILELTRAVKRSDHFLLGEAETSAWSSSWPLFGEIKNSRRGLLLQPESVEGDILLKTALPRLNRSEFPPGRGVLIAKGNFVRVQLPLLA
- a CDS encoding DUF6121 family protein yields the protein MRDYQKYATIVAVFATVLYAALLVAGFGLISLATNLDVIADRSAGPLVGPTMAAVAVLLVLLMLILLGVNTPPDKQRVVVGFAVATGIAAYGLFIATGAILVAAGNGDPFGVLIFAWSMLASPFALSVGALAFIVALSYSILLASHYGEHGRPLWPWERRGE
- the pilM gene encoding type IV pilus assembly protein PilM, with amino-acid sequence MAHSVVGIDMGSSTLRGVEVADPGTARPTLLRYHQVSLPEGAVTNGEVVEPNTVAAALRQLWTEGSFKSKNVVLGVGNQRVLARDLSVPKMSLTRIRESLPFAVQEMLPIPVAEALLDFYPIAEIDGENGPMVRGLLIAAVKSAVMANVESTHLAGLTTVDVDLIPFALSRVLLSRPRVGGTVALIDIGGSTTSVVIAIDGVPQFVRIIATGGNDITQALQAAAETGGEHPEETKRRLGLATGTVAAEDKRSIEVIYKVASEQLTSLRNTISYFVNTRPIDTVQQIVLSGGGAHLRGLPEALAEMTRLPVEVADPFLSIALGKGLTLEDLRHNASAFTAALGLALGRAA